GCGACCTGGTGCAGGACCGCCTGGGGGTTCACCTCAAGGCCGCAAAGGACCGCGGGGGCCTGGACACCCGGGCCGCGGACGCCGAGCGGGGCGCAGCGCGGATTCTGCGGGAACTGAGCCCGGGGCTCGCCCTCGAGAGCGCCCGAGACCTGCAGCTCTCCCTGCCGCAGCGGGAGCGGGTCCGCAAGCTCGCCCTCCGGCACGGGACCCTCGCCGCGAAACACGCGGGCCTTCTCGACGACTGCCGTCAGGCGGGGGAGGAGATCGACGGGAAAGAGCTGGAACTGGCCCAGGCCAGCGGGGGCCGCGACACCCGGGCCATCCAGGCCGTCCTCCGGGACGTCGAGGAGGCGGGCGCGCCGGAGCGGGCCCGGCTGGAGGCGGAAAAGAAGCGGCGGAAGCTGGAGTCCGACAGCGGGGCGGCCGTCCGGGCCCTGCCCTTTTTCCCGGCGGACCCGGAGGCCCTGGACGGCCTTCCCGTCCCGCCCGAGGCGACCGTGGACCGTTTCGAAAAAGTTTTCGCGGAACTGGAACGGCGCCGGGGCGAAGAGCAGCACCGGCTGGACGACGCCCAGCAGCGGCTCCGGGACCTGGAAGCCCGGCGGCAGGAGGTGCTGGCCGGCGGGGCGATCCCCGACGAGGCCACCCTCCGGGACGCCCGGGAAACCCGCGAGGCGGGGTGGCGGCTCGTGCGCCGGGCCTGGCTCGACGGGGCCCGGGACCCGGAGGCCGAAGCCGCCTACGGCCAGGGGCGGGAACTCCCGGAGGCCTACGAACGGAGCGTCGCGGACGCGGACGGGGTGGCGGACACCCTGCGGCGCGAGGCGGACCGGGTGGCCGGCCTGGCCCGTCTCTCCCTGGAGGCCGGGGCCGGGCAGGAGCGCGTGGCCGCCCTGGAGGAGGCCCTGGCGGAGACGGGTCGGCGGGAAGCGGAGACGGCGCAGGCCTGGGAGGCCGCCTGGCGCCCCGCCGGGATCGTCCCCCGCAGCCCCGCCGAGATGCGGGGGTGGCTGGCGCGCCACCGGGAGGCCGTCCTCGCCACCCGGCAACTGGCGGAACAGCAGGAGGAGGTCGCCCGCCTCGACCGGGTCGTCGATCACCTCCGGTCGCGCCTGGCCCGGGCGCTTACGGAGCTGGGTCTCCCGCCCGACCCCGGCGAGTCGCTCGCCTCCCTCACCCGCCACGCACGGGAACTCGTTGACCGGGAGCGGGACGCCGCGCAGGAGCGGGCCCTGCTCGAGCAGGCCGTCGCCCGGGAGCGGCTCCGGCTGGCCGAGCTGCGGCGGCGGCTCGACGAGACGGCGTCCGCCCTGGCGGCGTGGGAAGGGGAGTGGGCGGACGCCCTCCGCCCCCTGAAGCTGGACCCGCCCCCCGGGCCCGAGGCGGCCCAGACCATCCTCGACCGCATCGAGGACATGGTGAAACTGCTGGACGAGGCCGCGGACCTCCGGCGCCGGATCGCCGGGATCGACCGGGACGCCGAGGCCTTCCGCGCGGAGGCGTCGGCCCTGGCCGCCGCCCTGGCCCCCGACCTGGCGGGACTCGCCGCCGAGGAGGCCGCCAAGGCCCTCAGGGACCGCCTCCTGGAGGCCCAGAAGGCCCGGACGCGGCGCGAAGGACTTGAAAAGGAGCTGGACGGCGCCCGGAAGCGGCTGGCCGAGCACGACGCCCAGGCGGCCTCCGCCCGGGCCCGGATCGCGGAACTCCTCGGGCAGGCCGGCTGCGGGACCCCGGAGGAACTGGAGGGGATGGAGCGGCGGTCCGAGGACTACCTCCGGAACCGGCGGCGGCTGGATGAACTGGGCGCCCTCCTGGCCGTCCACGCCGAGGGCCTCGACCTGCCGGCCTTCGTGGTCAGGCTCCGCGACATGGACGGGGACGCCCTGAAGGCGGACCTCGAGACCGCCCGGCTGCGAATCGAGGGGATGGAGCTGGACTTCCGCCGGGTGACCGAGGACCTGGGGCGGGCCCGGATGGAACTGGAGCGGGTGAACGGGGGGCCCGCCGCCGCCGATGCCGCGGTGGAGGCCCAGGAATCCCTGGCCGCCCTGCGGGACAAAGTCGATCGCTACCTGACCCTGCGCCTCTCCGCCGAGGTCCTCCGGAGGGCGGTCGCCCACTTCCGGGAGTCCCGGCGGGCCCCGTTGCTCCAGCGGGCGGGGGAGCACTTCGCGACCGTCACCGCCGGGGCCTTCGCGTCCCTGGAGGTGGACTTCGACGAGAACGACAACCCGGTCCTGGTGGGGGTCCGGCCGCCGGAGGCAGAGGTGCGGCGGGTGCGGGTCCCGGGCATGAGCGACGGGACGCGGGACCAGCTCTACCTCGCGCTGCGCGTCGCCGGCCTGGAGGACGCCCTGGACGCGGCTGAACCGTTGCCGGTCATCCTGGACGACATCCTGGTGAACTTCGACGACGAGCGCTCCCGGGCGGCCCTGGTGGCCCTCGGGCGCCTGGCCCGGAAAACCCAGGTCCTTTTCTTCACCCACCACCGACGGATGCTGGACCTGCTGGAGGACGTCAGATCGGAGACCCCGTTCGTGGTGCACACGCTGTGAGCCGGCGGCGGGCCGCCTCGGCAGCGAGGGTTCGGCAGCGGGAGAAGACGGCCTGGTAGACTTCGCAGTAGGGGTCCTTCGCCAGGATCGTGCCCGTCGCGGCGAAGGTGCGCACGGGGCAGCCGCCGTGGCACAGGCCCAGATGGTCGCAGCGGTCGCAGCCCGCGTGCTCCAGCAGCTGGGCGGGGCGCCCCAGGAAGGCGCGCCGGGCGGGGCTCGACGCGAGCAGGGCGGTCAGGTCCGGGGTCTCGAAGAGGTTGCCGAAGCGGTGTGACGAATAGCTGGTCACCCAGCAGTCGCACAGGGCCACGTCGCCCC
This window of the Acidobacteriota bacterium genome carries:
- a CDS encoding AAA family ATPase codes for the protein MRILELHLRPFGLFLDRTLDLRAQAPALQVVYGPNEAGKSTALRAVLGLLFGIPERTLDHFRAPADQLRVAGLLEGADGRVRYLARRKGRKNTLLDADGNPLADGDLPGLLGRIDREAFETLYGLNHERLQKGGTDLCEGKGDLAASLFQGATGIVGIHAKLRKLQEDAERFFTAGSRKKELDNAIAAYKDAVGRMHAAETSAGQWKKLSDTVAGIEKELERRSGEIRGERVALERLKRYGECLAPAKEYARLAADLAALGEVKVLPDDTARRRLDALQRARGAETEAAADRALIQDRQRELDGLPPADQLLAREKEIRDLVQDRLGVHLKAAKDRGGLDTRAADAERGAARILRELSPGLALESARDLQLSLPQRERVRKLALRHGTLAAKHAGLLDDCRQAGEEIDGKELELAQASGGRDTRAIQAVLRDVEEAGAPERARLEAEKKRRKLESDSGAAVRALPFFPADPEALDGLPVPPEATVDRFEKVFAELERRRGEEQHRLDDAQQRLRDLEARRQEVLAGGAIPDEATLRDARETREAGWRLVRRAWLDGARDPEAEAAYGQGRELPEAYERSVADADGVADTLRREADRVAGLARLSLEAGAGQERVAALEEALAETGRREAETAQAWEAAWRPAGIVPRSPAEMRGWLARHREAVLATRQLAEQQEEVARLDRVVDHLRSRLARALTELGLPPDPGESLASLTRHARELVDRERDAAQERALLEQAVARERLRLAELRRRLDETASALAAWEGEWADALRPLKLDPPPGPEAAQTILDRIEDMVKLLDEAADLRRRIAGIDRDAEAFRAEASALAAALAPDLAGLAAEEAAKALRDRLLEAQKARTRREGLEKELDGARKRLAEHDAQAASARARIAELLGQAGCGTPEELEGMERRSEDYLRNRRRLDELGALLAVHAEGLDLPAFVVRLRDMDGDALKADLETARLRIEGMELDFRRVTEDLGRARMELERVNGGPAAADAAVEAQESLAALRDKVDRYLTLRLSAEVLRRAVAHFRESRRAPLLQRAGEHFATVTAGAFASLEVDFDENDNPVLVGVRPPEAEVRRVRVPGMSDGTRDQLYLALRVAGLEDALDAAEPLPVILDDILVNFDDERSRAALVALGRLARKTQVLFFTHHRRMLDLLEDVRSETPFVVHTL